In one window of Leptospira bourretii DNA:
- a CDS encoding methyl-accepting chemotaxis protein produces the protein MNQNLLIRKLTIAIEAPLYLLIFPYFINFCLFASRFDVTTLIQLAILGSLLSLLPLIIGIFLRYRRLKRLLAYTSQTDGKTLEVLKKGLLEHPHWEGKVILIRWTTSIFGFSFMATTVLELPWKEILALPYACVMLSPIIYLAFYFQTEVNLSPVLKAKELSSVLLDETKIRVFGVFQRNLFTMIAVALLPMLTFGYYLFLILLTEFRSPYWFYQMPIVFIMMVVIIIYAAYVGSKSLKEDIGNLNHSIEKLSKGELSETIPQLSATNLSHTITKLNLFMESLRQYFQTAKVEAISLLSTSRLILDKGSVIDSQVSAEKNKLDSTFESVNQIQNLSRATYDRVLSQKDKTNFLVTELTRVTEEMTDLSVKADGLAQNTVHSIGTIQVAKDAIQSAYEKVEVMNQMSENIKETISIVEGISDRVNLLSLNASIEAARAGSMGRGFAVVAGEVSRLADETAKNIEEIKRVVKLSQVASKESLESMKEIISTNEDVKLKFEEISKVVQMFGRTSETSSENVKSLKELVAQFQRDAEQITEEMKLQTGYTEESNTNLQELWENHSKISTTFGEISEEANRLQTVSDSMEKIVSRFRF, from the coding sequence ATGAATCAGAATCTACTCATCAGAAAATTGACTATTGCAATTGAAGCTCCTCTCTACTTGCTGATTTTTCCTTATTTTATAAACTTTTGTTTATTTGCCTCACGTTTTGATGTTACAACTCTCATCCAACTTGCCATTCTTGGTTCTCTACTTTCTCTTCTCCCACTAATCATTGGAATTTTTTTGCGGTATCGTAGATTGAAACGTCTGTTAGCTTATACTAGTCAGACGGATGGAAAAACCTTAGAAGTTTTGAAAAAAGGTCTTTTGGAACATCCGCATTGGGAAGGCAAGGTCATCCTCATCCGTTGGACCACTTCTATTTTTGGATTTTCCTTTATGGCAACGACCGTTTTGGAACTTCCATGGAAAGAAATATTAGCATTGCCCTATGCTTGTGTGATGTTATCTCCCATTATCTATTTGGCATTTTATTTTCAAACGGAAGTAAACTTAAGTCCCGTATTAAAAGCAAAGGAATTGTCTTCTGTTCTTTTGGATGAAACGAAAATTAGGGTTTTTGGTGTGTTCCAAAGAAATCTTTTTACGATGATTGCGGTTGCATTGTTACCAATGTTAACGTTTGGATATTATTTGTTTTTGATTTTATTAACGGAGTTTCGTTCTCCGTATTGGTTTTACCAAATGCCAATCGTTTTTATCATGATGGTAGTCATAATCATCTATGCTGCATATGTTGGTAGTAAATCTCTTAAAGAAGATATTGGTAACTTAAATCACTCGATAGAAAAACTATCCAAAGGGGAACTTTCGGAAACCATCCCGCAGCTTTCTGCCACAAACTTGAGCCATACAATTACAAAATTAAACTTATTTATGGAATCGTTACGCCAGTATTTCCAAACAGCAAAAGTAGAAGCTATATCACTCCTTTCCACATCTAGACTAATTTTAGATAAAGGAAGTGTCATCGATTCTCAGGTAAGTGCAGAAAAAAACAAACTAGATTCCACTTTTGAATCGGTAAACCAAATCCAAAATTTATCCCGAGCGACTTATGATCGTGTTCTTTCCCAAAAAGATAAAACTAATTTTTTAGTGACAGAACTCACTCGAGTTACTGAAGAAATGACAGACCTTTCAGTAAAAGCGGATGGTTTGGCACAAAATACAGTTCATTCTATTGGAACCATTCAAGTTGCAAAGGATGCCATCCAATCTGCCTATGAAAAGGTAGAAGTGATGAATCAAATGAGTGAAAATATCAAAGAAACCATTTCAATTGTAGAAGGTATATCCGACCGAGTGAATTTACTTTCCTTAAATGCGTCCATTGAAGCGGCACGTGCCGGATCAATGGGAAGGGGATTTGCTGTTGTCGCTGGTGAAGTATCACGTCTTGCAGATGAAACAGCAAAGAATATAGAAGAAATCAAACGAGTTGTAAAGTTATCTCAAGTTGCTTCCAAAGAAAGTTTGGAATCCATGAAAGAAATTATATCCACCAATGAAGATGTAAAATTAAAATTTGAAGAAATTTCGAAAGTAGTGCAGATGTTTGGTAGGACGAGTGAAACAAGTTCCGAGAATGTAAAGTCATTAAAGGAACTTGTCGCTCAGTTCCAGCGGGATGCAGAACAAATTACCGAAGAAATGAAATTACAAACAGGATACACAGAAGAGTCGAATACTAATTTACAAGAGTTGTGGGAGAACCATTCAAAAATTTCTACAACCTTTGGTGAAATTTCCGAAGAAGCAAATCGTCTGCAAACTGTATCTGATTCAATGGAAAAGATTGTTTCTCGGTTTCGATTTTAG
- a CDS encoding metallophosphoesterase translates to MKAFFLFLSVLTSLLGFIYYYSTFRLISGLSLNGPVVSVILLGIGALVLLVPLTYTFSRISKREKTQTIFAYITFTNFGFFSILFTLVLFMDFLRWVDLGIITQYSQVLFSSLVHFGFPLDGITEVKNFSLAFSTIVAATALSSLGFFNAHVRLQYKRVSVPIKNLHPDLDGFKIVQISDVHIGPTIKEKFLQRVVKRINQESPDAVVITGDLVDGPASTLKQHLKPLASIQSQYGTFYVTGNHEYYSGVLSWLPEIQNLGVKILLNQNQILTVGKAKLLMAGVTDLTAGRMIKSHQTDPKRAMLGGENCDFKILLAHQPNSIYEASEAGFQLQISGHTHGGQFFPGNILIYFAQKFVSGLHQYKNSLVYVSRGTGYWGPPFRLGAPSEISILKLEST, encoded by the coding sequence TTGAAAGCATTCTTCCTATTTTTGTCCGTTCTCACATCGTTACTCGGATTTATCTATTATTATTCTACCTTTCGGTTGATCTCAGGACTTTCACTGAATGGACCGGTGGTTTCTGTGATTTTATTGGGAATTGGAGCTTTGGTTTTACTTGTTCCCTTGACTTATACCTTTAGTCGGATTTCCAAACGGGAAAAAACGCAAACAATCTTTGCTTATATCACCTTTACCAACTTTGGTTTTTTTTCCATTCTATTCACATTGGTTCTTTTTATGGATTTTTTACGTTGGGTGGATTTGGGAATTATCACTCAATATTCGCAAGTTTTGTTTTCTAGTTTGGTTCATTTTGGATTTCCATTAGATGGAATCACCGAAGTTAAAAACTTTAGTTTAGCATTTTCAACCATTGTTGCTGCTACGGCTCTCAGTTCTCTTGGATTTTTTAATGCGCACGTTCGATTGCAATACAAACGAGTGTCAGTTCCTATTAAAAATTTACACCCTGACTTGGATGGTTTTAAGATTGTTCAAATTTCGGATGTTCATATTGGACCTACGATCAAAGAAAAATTTTTACAAAGAGTTGTGAAAAGGATTAACCAGGAATCACCTGATGCCGTTGTGATTACCGGAGATTTGGTCGATGGACCAGCCTCTACATTAAAACAACATTTAAAACCACTCGCTAGCATTCAGTCTCAATATGGCACCTTTTACGTAACGGGAAATCATGAATACTATTCAGGCGTTCTTTCCTGGTTGCCTGAGATCCAAAACTTAGGAGTGAAAATCCTACTCAACCAAAATCAAATTCTTACAGTTGGCAAAGCAAAATTATTAATGGCAGGAGTTACGGATTTAACCGCCGGTCGAATGATCAAATCTCACCAAACAGATCCTAAACGAGCCATGCTTGGTGGTGAAAATTGTGATTTTAAAATATTATTGGCCCACCAACCCAATAGTATTTATGAAGCAAGTGAAGCTGGTTTTCAGTTGCAAATCTCTGGGCACACCCATGGCGGACAATTTTTTCCCGGCAATATTTTGATTTATTTTGCTCAGAAGTTTGTTTCCGGTTTGCATCAGTATAAAAATTCTTTAGTTTATGTTAGTCGGGGAACCGGATATTGGGGCCCTCCGTTTCGATTAGGTGCTCCTTCTGAAATTTCCATTTTAAAACTGGAATCCACATAA
- a CDS encoding malate:quinone oxidoreductase, translating to MKEKDTVRTKSDVILIGAGIMSATLGVLLKELAPHLTITVLERLDAAARESSNAWNNAGTGHSAFCELNYTIENEDGSIQTKKALQIAEWFEISKEFWGYLSGTKRILDADEFIHSIPHYSFVWGEENVSFLKKRYEALKKYELFRGLIYTDDTKTLTEWLPLVMSGRDLSEPVAATKMELGTDVNFGTLTRAMFRYLESFPDVHVHYFEDVKDLERSENGLWHLTSNNIQTHEKEHHEAKFVFIGAGGGSLPLLEKSDIPEASGFGGFPVSGQWLRCRNRDVIKQHFAKVYGKANVGSPPMSVPHLDTRIIEGKKELLFGPFAGFTTKFLKRGSYLDLVKSLEFDNIFPMLSAGMHNLPLTKYLIGQAIQSHEDRIDALREYFPEVKSEDWELVIAGQRVQVIKKDEEEGGVLEFGTEVVSAKDGSLAALLGASPGASTSVSIMLEVLADCFPKEMSSNEWKSKLKMMIPSFGESMKDNPEVCLVSRRNTAELLELNQTEKTNVGSKR from the coding sequence ATGAAAGAAAAAGATACAGTTAGAACCAAGTCGGACGTAATTTTGATTGGCGCAGGGATCATGAGTGCCACCCTCGGAGTTCTTCTGAAAGAACTAGCACCTCACCTAACAATCACAGTTTTGGAACGTTTAGATGCTGCAGCAAGGGAAAGTTCAAATGCTTGGAATAATGCCGGAACTGGACACTCAGCCTTTTGTGAATTGAATTATACAATCGAAAATGAAGATGGTTCGATCCAAACAAAAAAGGCCCTTCAAATTGCAGAATGGTTTGAAATTTCGAAAGAATTCTGGGGTTATTTATCGGGCACCAAACGAATTTTAGACGCAGATGAATTCATTCATTCTATTCCTCATTACAGTTTTGTCTGGGGGGAGGAAAATGTCTCCTTTCTTAAAAAACGCTACGAAGCTTTAAAAAAATATGAACTCTTTAGAGGTCTCATTTATACAGATGATACCAAAACTTTAACCGAATGGCTCCCTCTGGTTATGTCTGGTCGTGATCTTTCAGAACCTGTTGCTGCTACCAAAATGGAATTAGGCACTGATGTCAACTTTGGAACATTAACTAGAGCCATGTTTCGTTATTTAGAAAGTTTTCCAGATGTTCATGTTCATTATTTTGAGGATGTAAAGGATTTGGAACGAAGTGAAAATGGTTTATGGCACCTAACATCAAATAATATTCAAACCCATGAAAAGGAACACCATGAAGCCAAATTTGTATTTATTGGAGCCGGTGGTGGTAGTCTTCCTCTTTTAGAAAAATCAGATATCCCTGAGGCTTCTGGCTTTGGTGGATTTCCAGTGAGTGGGCAATGGTTGCGTTGCCGCAACCGCGATGTCATCAAACAACATTTTGCAAAAGTATATGGTAAAGCAAATGTAGGTTCTCCACCAATGTCCGTTCCACATTTAGACACAAGAATCATAGAAGGAAAAAAAGAACTATTATTTGGACCATTTGCAGGTTTTACGACAAAGTTTCTAAAACGAGGATCATATTTAGATTTAGTGAAATCGCTGGAATTTGACAATATCTTTCCAATGTTATCTGCAGGGATGCACAACCTTCCATTAACAAAGTATCTCATTGGCCAAGCCATACAATCACATGAAGATAGGATCGATGCATTAAGAGAATACTTTCCTGAAGTAAAATCAGAAGATTGGGAATTAGTGATTGCAGGACAAAGGGTACAAGTCATCAAAAAAGATGAAGAAGAAGGTGGCGTTTTAGAATTTGGAACAGAGGTTGTCTCGGCTAAAGACGGATCTCTTGCAGCGTTACTGGGAGCAAGTCCCGGTGCTTCCACTTCCGTTTCGATTATGTTAGAAGTTTTAGCAGATTGTTTTCCAAAAGAAATGTCATCAAATGAATGGAAATCAAAACTCAAAATGATGATTCCAAGTTTTGGTGAATCCATGAAAGATAACCCGGAAGTTTGTTTGGTGAGCCGAAGAAATACTGCCGAACTTTTGGAACTCAACCAAACAGAAAAAACAAACGTTGGTTCCAAAAGGTAA
- a CDS encoding OmpA family protein, translating into MPKMNWKSYLTYCGIVFLFPILSVKAEGFERGKLIFYGNGAFGIGENSGTLEKNVEKTNFPNFLALNSPYADNLSAYMNYYTISTVNQQRTELSSHFGELGFEYGLFRYFGIGLSVSDQVIRASNFRSVDERQIILYALTATNYSTLLSRLNQGDIYDLAVQKKRDVFHSTSGDLNLFFHLQPNDPMDPYIRVGGGAGYERLFGGGTNRVFGAVGFRYHFDSHLFVNAELEHSNVYIVNYSAPSSGHRNKGNFEETFYKIGLGVSFSTLGDVKQEIETKPTSVLDTAGSELPTQSKEQVIENKLERFVFLASEIFDLPTSRIHLEGRARLDAIARSLVNEYKDYDVLVITYTSPFRDDLPGNYENYDLGFERSQAISRILRDKGVSPQRIINSTQGSSLYTVESKEKVVIELRKKVK; encoded by the coding sequence ATGCCGAAAATGAATTGGAAATCTTATCTTACCTACTGTGGAATTGTTTTCCTTTTCCCAATTTTGTCGGTTAAGGCGGAGGGGTTTGAGCGTGGAAAATTAATTTTCTACGGAAATGGCGCTTTTGGGATCGGTGAAAATTCAGGAACTTTGGAAAAAAATGTAGAAAAGACAAATTTCCCCAATTTCCTTGCACTAAACTCTCCTTATGCGGACAATCTCTCCGCTTATATGAATTATTATACTATCAGTACGGTGAACCAACAGAGAACTGAACTTTCTAGTCATTTCGGTGAATTGGGATTCGAATATGGATTGTTTCGTTATTTTGGAATTGGATTATCCGTTTCTGACCAAGTGATCCGGGCTTCTAACTTTCGGTCTGTAGACGAAAGACAAATCATTCTATATGCATTAACAGCTACAAACTATTCTACTCTCCTCAGTCGACTAAACCAAGGCGACATTTACGATTTAGCTGTTCAAAAAAAAAGGGATGTCTTCCATTCGACTTCTGGTGATTTGAATCTTTTTTTCCACTTACAACCAAATGATCCCATGGATCCATACATTCGAGTCGGAGGTGGTGCTGGATACGAACGATTGTTTGGTGGCGGTACCAATCGTGTATTCGGTGCTGTTGGTTTTAGGTATCATTTCGACAGTCATCTTTTTGTGAATGCTGAATTAGAACATTCCAATGTTTATATTGTGAATTATAGTGCTCCCAGTTCTGGTCATAGGAACAAGGGAAATTTTGAAGAAACATTTTACAAAATAGGTTTGGGGGTCAGTTTTTCCACGTTAGGAGACGTAAAACAGGAGATAGAAACCAAACCTACCTCTGTCCTAGATACAGCAGGTTCGGAACTTCCAACCCAGTCCAAAGAACAGGTCATAGAAAATAAATTGGAGAGATTTGTATTTCTTGCTAGTGAGATATTTGATCTACCCACAAGCCGTATCCACTTAGAAGGGAGAGCTCGCTTGGATGCCATTGCTCGCAGTTTAGTAAATGAGTATAAGGATTATGATGTTCTCGTGATTACTTATACTAGCCCCTTTCGGGATGATTTACCAGGAAATTATGAAAACTACGACCTTGGTTTTGAACGTTCCCAAGCAATCTCAAGGATTTTAAGAGATAAGGGAGTAAGTCCGCAGCGGATCATAAATTCCACCCAGGGTTCGTCTCTTTATACCGTAGAATCAAAAGAAAAGGTAGTGATTGAGCTTCGAAAAAAAGTAAAATAA
- a CDS encoding NAD(P)/FAD-dependent oxidoreductase: MKPKIIILGAGYAGIMAANRLDKQLDEVEIILISESNIFQERIRNHETTVQEKRKNYQIKDLLRTRVKFLQARITNILPSEKSVLLEGKSEPLFYDYLILCLGSTGIQKKSNFEHSIQSQEAVSKFLKDSKQKEIQNLCIIGGGLTGIEMATEWKHYRPHSSVTIVDRNEWGTSFSQKAKDYLQSYLFQNQIQILDNVKIETISAKEIIFQNQTKLSFDVLFNCCGFHCSPLPKQAGFPTNERNQVYVDPFLRAIGHPEVFVAGDLAYLETSYLRMGCVTALPMGAYIADHLANLIQGKNISPFSFQFFGRCISLGRNEGLIQFTYNDDKPKEKIIKGKWGARIKEMVNRFTIFSLKMEKLLPFRFYFWPKGNPIQMENKLQKNPVPIGV, from the coding sequence ATGAAACCAAAAATTATCATATTAGGAGCTGGTTATGCAGGAATTATGGCTGCAAATCGCTTAGACAAACAATTGGACGAGGTCGAAATTATTTTAATTTCCGAATCTAATATCTTCCAAGAAAGAATTCGAAATCATGAAACCACTGTTCAAGAAAAAAGAAAAAACTACCAAATCAAAGATTTACTCCGAACAAGAGTTAAATTTCTACAGGCTAGAATCACCAATATTTTACCAAGTGAAAAATCTGTTTTACTCGAAGGAAAATCTGAACCACTCTTCTATGATTATCTTATCCTTTGTCTCGGTAGCACTGGAATCCAAAAAAAATCCAATTTTGAACATTCCATTCAATCCCAAGAAGCCGTTTCCAAGTTTTTGAAAGATTCAAAACAAAAAGAAATTCAAAATCTTTGTATCATTGGAGGGGGACTGACCGGAATTGAAATGGCCACAGAATGGAAACACTACCGCCCGCATTCTTCTGTAACAATTGTTGATCGAAATGAATGGGGAACTTCCTTTTCCCAAAAAGCAAAAGATTATTTACAATCTTATTTGTTCCAGAACCAAATTCAAATTTTAGATAACGTGAAAATCGAAACAATCTCTGCAAAAGAAATCATCTTTCAAAACCAAACCAAACTTTCATTTGACGTTCTTTTCAATTGTTGCGGGTTTCATTGTTCTCCCCTTCCCAAACAGGCAGGATTTCCTACGAATGAGAGAAACCAAGTGTATGTGGATCCATTCTTAAGGGCCATTGGACATCCCGAAGTTTTTGTTGCAGGTGATTTAGCTTATTTAGAAACCTCTTATTTAAGAATGGGTTGTGTGACAGCTTTACCCATGGGAGCTTATATTGCGGATCACCTCGCAAATCTCATTCAAGGAAAAAACATTTCTCCTTTTTCATTTCAGTTTTTTGGAAGGTGTATATCTTTGGGTAGAAACGAAGGGCTCATTCAGTTTACATACAACGATGATAAACCGAAAGAGAAAATCATTAAAGGAAAATGGGGAGCTCGTATCAAAGAAATGGTAAACCGTTTTACAATCTTTTCTTTGAAGATGGAAAAACTCCTTCCGTTTCGATTTTATTTTTGGCCAAAGGGAAATCCGATCCAGATGGAAAATAAATTACAGAAAAACCCAGTCCCGATCGGAGTTTAA
- a CDS encoding sigma-70 family RNA polymerase sigma factor: MNEIHIFLKWKHYLFSIAYRITGSYADAEDIVQESYLRWLSAKKEDIQNEKSYLGSITARLAFDLLKKASRKKETYIGPFLPEPIPETAESMDDERINFAFLVILETLNPKERAVFILRELFDFSYEEIAEIIGKTPDNCRQIFSRARVAIQSRKKKFEPDPKLHSKLLLEFSFACYHQDTQSLTKLLSEDVIAYADGGGKVHAARIPIPGIQRVVTLLKKTTEKKAKSTEIYFGYANGSPALVGYSNEVPSFVQIFTIQNKQIDTIFNLVNPDKLKGFQNKENLIKLGYLRKPSWITWVLFNVRRWFLIRN; this comes from the coding sequence ATGAATGAAATTCATATATTTTTAAAATGGAAACACTATCTTTTTTCCATTGCATACCGGATTACAGGAAGTTATGCGGATGCAGAAGACATTGTGCAGGAGAGTTATCTTAGATGGCTCTCCGCCAAAAAAGAAGATATACAAAATGAAAAATCCTATTTGGGAAGTATAACGGCAAGACTTGCGTTTGATCTTTTGAAAAAGGCTTCTAGAAAAAAAGAAACCTACATTGGACCTTTTTTGCCAGAACCAATCCCGGAAACTGCAGAATCAATGGATGATGAAAGAATCAACTTTGCATTTCTAGTGATTCTCGAAACACTCAATCCAAAAGAAAGAGCAGTATTCATATTACGCGAGTTATTCGACTTTTCTTATGAAGAAATCGCAGAAATAATCGGGAAAACTCCAGACAATTGCAGGCAAATCTTTAGCCGAGCCCGTGTGGCAATCCAATCCAGAAAAAAGAAATTTGAACCTGACCCAAAACTTCATTCTAAACTTTTACTCGAATTTAGTTTTGCTTGTTATCACCAAGACACTCAGTCGCTGACCAAACTTTTATCTGAAGATGTCATTGCCTATGCGGATGGAGGTGGCAAAGTTCATGCTGCAAGAATCCCAATTCCTGGAATCCAAAGAGTTGTTACATTATTAAAAAAAACGACAGAGAAAAAAGCAAAATCAACAGAAATCTATTTTGGTTATGCCAACGGTTCACCAGCACTTGTGGGATATTCGAACGAAGTTCCAAGTTTTGTTCAAATTTTTACAATCCAAAACAAACAAATCGATACCATCTTCAATTTAGTAAATCCTGATAAACTAAAGGGCTTTCAAAACAAAGAAAATCTAATTAAACTGGGATATCTACGGAAACCAAGTTGGATCACCTGGGTTCTTTTCAACGTAAGGCGGTGGTTCCTCATCCGCAATTAA